From the genome of Ananas comosus cultivar F153 linkage group 16, ASM154086v1, whole genome shotgun sequence, one region includes:
- the LOC109722569 gene encoding uncharacterized protein LOC109722569, with product MPSSIISQPHPILLLPVLSFLSLLAITFSSSDDPSINCSSSSTCGGVSISYPFWRSDGPPSFSAVHCGYPGFGIACEEDKQQPILQIGSGHYYKVTNIDYANGTINLTDMDVVLATPDTIRCPRSLRNFTFSSDVASSLNYTGADANLTFFFGCSVGDPSQWNDFPQQNVIPCVSYGDKSSFVFPSNGVPHEIRGVTCEDVVVAPVLRHFIWDPLGDPASVFSDALNYGFQLSWIAGAPKGCGECERSGRLCCFDQTHSSGRTFCSNGTRDGDCPGYQSSKQSWRKAESALDLSSTYRIEEESD from the exons ATGCCATCATCTATAATCTCCCAACCACATCctatcctcctcctccccgtCCTCTCTTTCCTTTCCCTTCTTGCCATTACCTTCTCCTCATCCGATGATCCCTCAATCAATTGCTCTTCTTCCTCCACCTGCGGCGGCGTCAGCATCTCCTATCCGTTCTGGCGCTCCGACGGTCCTCCGTCTTTCTCCGCCGTCCACTGCGGCTACCCCGGATTCGGGATCGCCTGCGAAGAAGACAAGCAGCAGCCTATCCTCCAGATCGGTTCCGGCCACTACTACAAGGTCACCAATATCGATTACGCCAACGGCACCATCAACCTCACCGACATGGATGTCGTCCTAGCGACCCCCGACACGATTCGGTGCCCGAGATCCCTCCGCAACTTCACGTTCTCCAGCGACGTCGCCTCTTCGCTGAATTACACCGGCGCGGACGCCAACctcaccttcttcttcggctgctccGTCGGCGACCCCAGCCAGTGGAATGATTTTCCGCAGCAGAACGTGATTCCCTGCGTCAGCTACGGGGACAAGAGCTCCTTCGTCTTCCCCAGTAACGGAGTTCCACATGAAATTCGGGGCGTCACGTGCGAGGACGTAGTGGTGGCGCCGGTGCTGCGTCATTTCATTTGGGACCCCCTCGGGGATCCTGCGAGTGTTTTCAGCGATGCGCTGAATTACGGGTTCCAGCTGTCCTGGATTGCGGGCGCTCCGAAAGGGTGCGGGGAATGCGAGCGCTCCGGCAGGCTCTGCTGCTTCGACCAGACGCACAGTTCTGGCCGCACCTTCTGCTCCAACGGGACGCGAGACGGCGATTGCCCTG GTTATCAGAGTTCAAAGCAGAGTTGGAGAAAAG CTGAGTCTGCCTTAGACCTCAGTTCGACATATCGTATTGAGGAAGAATCCGATTAA
- the LOC109722568 gene encoding L10-interacting MYB domain-containing protein-like translates to MNSSQGEPSTQKEKKIKATWDATLLKIFCEICVKEVNAGNRPNTHLNRIGWQNVVNKFREKANRAYDKIQLKNKWDSLRRDWVIWMQLVGKETGLGWNHARGTIDASLEWWEEKLKVLPEAAKFRDTGLENAALLQDLGDTAWTLALGTMPPDPFRSRDLEEGSGDSSDDINVAAINLEPEIVEKKKIKKDRIGSAAYMQQQLSRICDAVESFNSQSSRSVTSGSSTYSFKDCMDLLMTMNEITRMSALYMFAIRLFKKSINREVFIDLKEPEVRLAWLNDEFEEYTATKKPAT, encoded by the exons ATGAATTCATCACAAGGAGAACCAtctacccaaaaagaaaaaaaaattaaagctacGTGGGATGCAACGTTGCTTAAAATTTTTTGCGAAATATGTGTTAAAGAGGTCAATGCCGGGAACCGACCTAATACTCATTTGAATAGAATTGGATGGCAAAATGTGGTTAATAAATTTAGAGAGAAAGCAAATAGAGCTTATGACAaaatacaattgaaaaataaatgggATTCTCTTAGAAGGGATTGGGTTATATGGATGCAATTAGTCGGTAAAGAGACAGGATTAGGATGGAATCATGCAAGGGGTACCATTGATGCCAGTCTTGAATGGTGGGAGGAGAAATTAAAG GTACTACCTGAAGCTGCAAAGTTTCGTGACACGGGGTTGGAGAATGCAGCACTACTACAAGATTTAGGTGACACGGCATGGACACTGGCTTTAGGGACAATGCCTCCCGATCCATTTCGTTCACGTGATTTAGAGGAAGGTAGTGGAGACTCAAGTGACGACATCAATGTGGCAGCTATAAATCTTGAACCCG agatagtcgagaaaaaaaaaattaagaaagataGAATTGGGTCAGCTGCTTATATGCAACAACAATTATCACGTATATGCGATGCAGTTGAGAGCTTTAATTCTCAAAGTAGCCGTTCAGTCACATCTGGGAGCTCGACCTATAGTTTTAAAGATTGTATGGATTTGTTGATGACGATGAATGAAATTACACGAATGAGTGCACTTTATATGTTTGCCATTCGCTTATTTAAAAAATCGATTAATCGAGAGGTATTCATAGACTTGAAGGAACCGGAAGTGCGACTCGCGTGGCTAAATGATGAATTTGAAGAATATACGGCGACAAAGAAACCAGCAACTTAG